Proteins from one Deinococcus sp. AB2017081 genomic window:
- a CDS encoding RuvX/YqgF family protein, which produces MATPSPAPILALDVSKSRIGFAVSAGSLAFGRGSVDRRRLPIDLKAIRLKVRETGAGTLLLGLPLRTDGAPSPAADRARAFGRILTDQGYTVEFQDERFTTRRARELGATDLDEAAAVQILELYLQRLAAQAPAEAEADDEA; this is translated from the coding sequence GTGGCGACCCCCTCCCCCGCTCCCATCCTGGCGCTGGACGTCAGCAAGTCCCGGATCGGCTTCGCGGTCAGCGCGGGCTCGCTGGCCTTCGGACGCGGCAGCGTGGATCGGCGGCGGCTGCCCATCGACCTCAAGGCCATCCGCCTGAAGGTGCGTGAAACCGGCGCGGGCACGCTGCTGCTGGGGCTGCCGCTGCGGACGGACGGGGCACCCAGTCCGGCGGCCGACCGGGCCCGCGCCTTCGGGCGCATCCTGACCGACCAGGGCTACACGGTCGAGTTCCAGGACGAGCGCTTCACCACCCGCCGGGCCCGCGAGCTGGGCGCGACCGACCTGGACGAGGCGGCGGCCGTGCAGATCCTGGAGCTGTACCTCCAGCGCCTCGCCGCGCAGGCTCCAGCCGAGGCAGAGGCCGACGATGAAGCGTGA
- a CDS encoding enoyl-CoA hydratase-related protein, which translates to MTPSDVLLVETVNGVRTLTLNRPDRLNAANDELLYALTDALKAADADDAVRVVVITGAGRGFCAGQDLGGVSGRDMSFTEHLNATYNPLIRTMRGLGKPVITAVNGVAAGAGASLALAGDLRLWAQGARLIEVFSNIALVPDSGSTWFLPRLVGYSRAFELMALADTVSATEALRLGLCEQVYPDETFLADVQAYAERLAARPANALKLTKQALNAAMTSSLDAALDTEAELQQLAGDHWEHAEGVSAFKEKRAPDFRRDG; encoded by the coding sequence ATGACCCCGAGTGACGTCCTGCTGGTGGAGACCGTGAACGGTGTCCGCACCCTGACCCTGAACCGCCCGGATCGCCTGAACGCCGCGAACGACGAGCTGCTGTACGCCCTGACGGACGCCCTGAAGGCGGCCGATGCCGACGACGCCGTGCGCGTGGTCGTGATCACCGGGGCCGGGCGCGGCTTCTGTGCCGGGCAGGATCTGGGCGGCGTGTCGGGGCGCGACATGAGCTTCACCGAGCACCTGAACGCCACCTACAACCCGCTGATCCGCACCATGCGTGGGCTGGGCAAGCCGGTCATCACCGCCGTGAACGGCGTGGCCGCCGGGGCCGGGGCGAGTCTCGCGCTGGCGGGCGACCTGCGGCTGTGGGCCCAGGGGGCGCGCCTGATCGAGGTCTTCTCGAACATCGCCCTGGTTCCGGATTCGGGCAGCACGTGGTTCCTGCCGCGTCTGGTCGGCTACAGCCGCGCCTTCGAGCTTATGGCGCTGGCCGACACCGTGAGCGCCACCGAGGCCCTGCGCCTGGGCCTGTGCGAACAGGTCTACCCGGACGAGACCTTCCTGGCCGATGTCCAGGCCTACGCCGAGCGCCTCGCCGCCCGGCCCGCGAACGCCCTGAAGCTCACCAAGCAGGCGCTGAACGCGGCCATGACCAGCTCGCTGGACGCCGCGCTGGACACGGAGGCCGAACTCCAGCAGCTCGCGGGCGACCACTGGGAGCATGCCGAGGGCGTGAGTGCCTTCAAGGAGAAGCGTGCCCCGGACTTCCGCCGGGACGGCTGA